One window of the Lepeophtheirus salmonis chromosome 7, UVic_Lsal_1.4, whole genome shotgun sequence genome contains the following:
- the LOC121121377 gene encoding magnesium-dependent phosphatase 1, with amino-acid sequence MNLVLLLPFRLQHQLKLHTKLFNMSSCPKVFTFDLDGCVWEPEMYELWGGGGAPFKTTNDGETLVDKGGNIVHLLGDTRLIMKELKQNPLYKDAQINVASRCDEPSWARECIKKFKIEDGLYLSDVFQNMEIYKGNKTTHLKAIAKHCNVDLKEIIFFDNEVQHCYDVSKIGVTAVHTPNGLTKKLFDEGLSKYPLTSGEIVNDPKKRKK; translated from the exons ATGAACCTAGTTCTCCTTCTCCCATTTCGTCTTCAACATCAGTTGAAACTACATACAAA GTTGTTCAACATGTCATCTTGTCCCAAAGTATTTACCTTTGATTTAGATGGCTGTGTTTGGGAGCCGGAGATGTATGAGCTCTGGGGAGGCGGTGGAGCTCCATTCAAGACTACAAATGATGGAGAAACCTTGGTTGACAAAGGAGGAAACATTGTTCATCTATTAGGAGATACAAGGCTAATAATGAaggaattaaaacaaaatcctcTCTACAAAGATGCTCAAATCAACGTTGCAAGTCGATGCGATGAGCCGTCCTGGGCTCGTGAATGTATcaagaagtttaaaattgagGACGGACTATATTTAAgtgatgtttttcaaaatatggaaatttaCAAAG GTAATAAAACTACACATCTGAAAGCCATTGCCAAGCATTGTAACGTTGATctgaaggaaattatatttttcgataACGAAGTACAACATTGCTATGATGTATCAAAGATTGGAGTTACTGCGGTTCATACTCCAAATGGATTAACCAAAAAACTCTTTGATGAGGGGTTAAGCAAATATCCCTTAACTTCGGGTGAAATAGTGAATGATCCcaagaagaggaaaaaataa